In one window of Vibrio sp. JC009 DNA:
- the parE gene encoding DNA topoisomerase IV subunit B, which yields MTEQYNAGAIEVLNGLEPVRRRPGMYTDTVRPNHLGQEVIDNSVDEALAGHASKVQVILHADQSLEVIDDGRGMPVDIHPEEKVSGVELILCKLHAGGKFSNKNYQFSGGLHGVGISVVNALSKRVEVTVRRDGQVYEIAFEHGDKVSDLTVTGTCGKRNRGTSVHFWPDAQYFDSANFSVSRLINNLRAKAVLCPGLEITFSDKVNGNEHKWYYEDGLKDYLAEGVKGYTLLPEEPFTGEFSAETEAANWAIIWQPEGGDQITESYVNLIPTALGGTHVNGLRQGLLDAMREFCEFRNLLPRGVKLTGDDVFERCSYVLSIKMQDPQFAGQTKERLSSRQCAAFVSGVVKDAFSLWLNERPQLAEQMAEMCIANAHRRMRASKKVVRKKVASGPALPGKLTDCSVQDLNRTELFLVEGDSAGGSAKQARDREFQAIMPLRGKILNTWEVSADQVLASQEVHNISIALGIDPDSDNLEELRYGKVCILADADSDGLHIATLLCALFTRHFRALVEAGHVYVAMPPLYRIDCGKEVFYALDDEEKDGVLERLSKKKAKINVQRFKGLGEMNPLQLRETTMDPNTRRLVQLTIDDDELTNEMMDMLLGKKRADDRRDWLQTNGDLAEV from the coding sequence ATGACTGAACAATATAACGCTGGAGCCATTGAGGTTCTTAATGGTCTTGAGCCAGTGCGTCGCCGACCTGGGATGTATACGGATACAGTGCGTCCTAACCATCTGGGTCAGGAAGTTATCGATAACAGTGTCGATGAAGCGCTGGCCGGTCATGCTTCCAAGGTACAAGTAATTCTACACGCCGATCAGTCGCTTGAAGTGATTGATGACGGACGTGGTATGCCTGTCGATATTCACCCGGAAGAGAAGGTATCAGGCGTTGAACTGATACTGTGTAAGCTTCACGCTGGTGGTAAATTCTCAAATAAAAACTATCAGTTTTCAGGTGGTTTGCACGGGGTAGGTATCTCGGTAGTAAACGCCCTTTCCAAACGAGTTGAAGTGACAGTCCGTCGTGATGGTCAGGTTTATGAAATCGCCTTTGAACATGGTGATAAAGTATCCGATCTGACGGTGACAGGCACCTGTGGTAAAAGAAACCGTGGTACCAGTGTTCATTTCTGGCCGGATGCTCAGTATTTTGATTCCGCTAACTTCTCTGTATCCAGGCTGATAAATAACCTGAGAGCGAAAGCCGTTCTTTGTCCGGGGCTGGAGATTACCTTTAGCGACAAGGTAAATGGTAACGAGCATAAGTGGTATTACGAAGATGGTCTGAAAGACTATCTGGCAGAAGGTGTTAAAGGTTATACCCTTCTTCCTGAAGAGCCTTTTACCGGTGAGTTTTCGGCAGAAACCGAAGCGGCTAACTGGGCGATTATCTGGCAGCCGGAAGGTGGTGACCAGATCACGGAAAGTTATGTAAACCTTATTCCGACGGCGCTTGGTGGTACCCATGTAAATGGTCTGCGTCAGGGGCTTTTGGATGCCATGCGCGAGTTCTGTGAATTCCGTAACCTGCTGCCACGTGGTGTAAAGCTTACCGGTGATGACGTCTTTGAACGTTGCTCATACGTACTTTCCATTAAAATGCAGGATCCGCAGTTTGCGGGTCAGACCAAAGAGCGCCTCTCTTCCCGTCAGTGCGCGGCATTTGTTTCCGGTGTGGTTAAAGATGCCTTCAGCCTCTGGCTGAATGAACGTCCGCAGCTTGCAGAGCAGATGGCTGAAATGTGTATTGCCAATGCACACCGCCGTATGCGTGCCAGCAAAAAAGTGGTGCGTAAGAAGGTGGCTTCCGGTCCGGCGCTTCCGGGCAAACTAACCGACTGCTCTGTTCAGGATCTGAACCGTACCGAACTCTTCCTGGTGGAGGGTGACTCGGCGGGTGGCAGTGCAAAACAGGCTCGTGACCGTGAGTTTCAGGCAATCATGCCTTTGCGCGGTAAGATTCTGAATACCTGGGAAGTGTCAGCCGATCAGGTGCTTGCTTCGCAGGAAGTACACAACATTTCTATTGCTCTGGGTATCGACCCGGATTCAGATAACCTTGAAGAGCTGCGCTACGGTAAAGTTTGTATCCTTGCCGATGCGGACTCCGATGGTCTTCACATTGCCACTCTGCTTTGTGCTCTGTTTACCCGTCACTTCCGTGCTCTGGTAGAGGCCGGGCATGTTTATGTTGCTATGCCTCCTCTGTACCGCATCGACTGTGGTAAAGAGGTTTTCTACGCTCTGGATGATGAAGAGAAAGACGGCGTTTTAGAAAGGCTGAGCAAGAAGAAGGCGAAGATCAATGTACAGCGATTCAAAGGTCTGGGTGAGATGAACCCGCTTCAGCTTCGCGAAACAACCATGGATCCGAATACACGCCGTCTGGTTCAGCTGACCATAGATGACGATGAGTTGACCAACGAAATGATGGATATGCTGCTGGGTAAAAAGCGCGCGGATGACCGCCGCGACTGGCTGCAGACCAACGGCGACTTAGCAGAGGTTTAA